A genomic region of Arachis stenosperma cultivar V10309 chromosome 9, arast.V10309.gnm1.PFL2, whole genome shotgun sequence contains the following coding sequences:
- the LOC130950316 gene encoding uncharacterized protein LOC130950316 produces MTTNTSTKTSLSMKLLIDTKGKKVLFAEASKEVVDFLFTFLQLPLAIVVKLLTKEDAVGCLGNLYSSVENLNHIYMQPNLSKDLLLRPTVLGPTSPSISGLLPSAAGMITPKLYGCNNSNCKTISDVYNSLCGTCTNYPYHNMTKETTYIKGRAYNNNNGFVKEAVSYMIMDDLVIKPISTISSITMLNNQFNGKNVAILKDAVVQLGMKEGLKILKTCMQESDMVLTSVFLDS; encoded by the exons ATGACGACCAACACATCCACTAAAACTAGTTTGAGTATGAAGCTTCTGATAGACACAAAGGGTAAGAAAGTGCTGTTTGCAGAAGCTTCTAAGGAAGTGGTGGATTTTCTATTTACCTTTCTTCAGTTGCCACTTGCTATCGTCGTCAAGCTTTTAACCAAGGAAGATGCCGTTGGTTGCTTAGGTAATCTCTATTCTAGCGTTGAAAACCTCAACCATATTTACATGCAACCAAACTTATCTAAGGATCTTCTCCTTCGTCCAACCGTTCTTGGCCCTACTTCACCTTCCATCTCCGGCCTCCTCCCTTCAGCTGCTGGAATGATAACGCCAAAGCTGTACGGGTGCAACAATAGTAACTGCAAGACTATATCAGATGTGTATAACTCTCTTTGTGGCACTTGTACGAATTATCCTTATCATAATATGACGAAGGAAACGACCTATATCAAGGGTAGAGCttacaacaataataatgggtTTGTGAAAGAAGCAGTAAGTTATATGATCATGGACGATCTTGTCATTAAACCCATCTCAACCATATCCAGCATCACCATGCTTAATAACCAGTTCAATGGCAAGAACGTTGCTATCTTGAAAGACGCTGTTGTTCAACTCGGCATGAAAGAG GGCTTGAAGATACTGAAGACATGTATGCAAGAGTCTGACATGGTTCTCACAAGCGTTTTCTTAGATTCCTGA